DNA sequence from the Streptomyces sp. HUAS 15-9 genome:
CCGCCGCCTCCAGGGCGCCCGCGATGTCGTTCGCCGCCAGCCGCACCTGGGCCAGACAAAGCGCCGCGTCCACGGCCAGCGGGACCCCGCCGGTGCGGCGCGCCGACTCGGCCGCCCGCTCGGCCCACCGCCCGGCCGACGCCAGATCCTCCGCCGCGAGCCGGGCCCGGGCGAGCCCGAGCTCCAGCAGGCCCGCCACATGCTCCTGCGCCGCGTCACGGGCCCGCACCAGCGCCTCCCCGAGCCGCCGCTCGGCCTCCCGCCTGCGCCCCGTGTAGAACAGCGCGTCGGCCAGCCGGTACACCGAGTCGAGGCGCCGCAACAGCGCGTCCTGACCGAGCCCGTCCAACAAGCGCGCGGCAGCGTCGGCGGCGTCGAGAGCGGCACCGAAACGGCCCACGGCGGCGTATGAGGCGGCGAGCAGACAGCGGGCGTGGACGATGTCGACGTCGGACCCGGCTCCGGTCCCGGCTCCCGCCTCGTCCCCTTCTCCGGCCCCGACCCCGACGCCGAACTCCGCCTCGTGCAGGGCCCTCTGCGCCCATTGCTGCGCCGTACGCCCCAGGGCCGGTTCCCCCCGGTCCAGGGCCAGCGCGGCGCATTCCAGGGCCGATGCCGTGGCGGGCAGGGTGCGCAGGGAAGGGGCCGAACGCTCCAGGCATCGTTCAGCCTCGTCCCAACGGCCCAGCAGACGCAGGGCGGTTGCGTACACCAAGGCATCCCGGGCGGTCAGCGGCACGGACGCGTACTCCCGCAGTGCGGACTCCGGCAGGCCGGCCAGTACCAGGGCCCGGGCGCGCAGGAGCCTTGCCTCCTTGTCGTCGGGCGGGAACAGCCGTAGCAGCGAAGCGGCCGCCGCGGCCTCGCGGTGCAAGCCGCTCGCCACGAAGCTCAACAGCTCGGCGCTCGCCCGCGCCGTGGCGTCCGGGGCCTCGTCGGTACGCATCCGGGCCTCAACCTCCCCCTTGGTCACCGCGACCATCTCCCACCCGGACCGGGGACTCCAAGAGCGCTGCCTTGTCCGGTAGTTGCACGACAGGAAGTCCCTGAGGCGTCGGGTGATTCCCGGACTACTGACACCGCCCGTACGAGGTCAGGCTCGGATCATGGCTGTCGAATCGGAACCCGCCGCCCGCCCGGTGACGGCCCTCCACGCGTCCGGCGCGAGCCGTGGACTGCGGGCGGGGTACGCCTCCGGGGCCCTGGTCACCGGTGCGTTCAGCACGCTCCCGGGCCTCCTGCTGCTGCCGTACCTCACCGACACGCTCGGCGTCGGCGCGGCCCTCGCCGGAACCGTGATCCTCGTTCCCAAGGTGTGGAACGCCTTCCTGGGGCCGCTCGTGGGGCATGCCGGTGACCGTCGGCCGCGCCGCCGCGCCCATCTGCTGGGCGGGGGCGTCGGTGTCGCCGCCGCGTTCGCGCTGATGTTCTCGGCACCGGGGCCCGCCTCCGCCGGGGCATGGTGGGCCGCGGTGGGCTTCTTCCTCGCCGCCACCGCGTACGCCTTCTTCCAGGTCCCTTACTCCGCCCTGCCGGCCGAAGTGACCGACCGGCTCGCCGACCGGGTCGCCCTCGTCGCCGGCCGCGTCGCCGTGATCGCCGTCTCCGCGCTGCTCATCGGCGCCGCCGGACCCGCGCTCGTCGACGCGGGCGGCGGGGGAGTGCCGGGACACCGCATGGTCGGGCTGTTCGGCGCGGTGTG
Encoded proteins:
- a CDS encoding LuxR family transcriptional regulator; this translates as MRTDEAPDATARASAELLSFVASGLHREAAAAASLLRLFPPDDKEARLLRARALVLAGLPESALREYASVPLTARDALVYATALRLLGRWDEAERCLERSAPSLRTLPATASALECAALALDRGEPALGRTAQQWAQRALHEAEFGVGVGAGEGDEAGAGTGAGSDVDIVHARCLLAASYAAVGRFGAALDAADAAARLLDGLGQDALLRRLDSVYRLADALFYTGRRREAERRLGEALVRARDAAQEHVAGLLELGLARARLAAEDLASAGRWAERAAESARRTGGVPLAVDAALCLAQVRLAANDIAGALEAAETAVRDARALGGVWRDRAAARLREVRVVREHERPPAVPSDKAELSGGAGPLLDALSGREAQVAVLVSEGCTNQQIAARLRLSPKTVETHLSRIFKKLGSTSRAQVAHWVGLTAGPARDDGG